One region of Hydrogenobacter sp. genomic DNA includes:
- a CDS encoding DUF465 domain-containing protein codes for MTREEVIRKLLQEDKEFKHYYEKHDELNKLVDRLERHKPMTHELELEIEKLKKEKLYYKDLMEKKIQEYLKKVH; via the coding sequence ATGACGAGAGAGGAAGTCATAAGGAAACTCCTTCAAGAGGACAAGGAGTTTAAACATTACTACGAAAAACACGATGAGCTTAACAAGTTGGTGGACAGACTTGAAAGGCACAAGCCTATGACTCACGAGCTTGAACTGGAAATAGAGAAATTAAAGAAGGAAAAGCTTTATTATAAGGATCTCATGGAGAAAAAGATACAAGAATACTTAAAGAAGGTCCATTAG
- a CDS encoding SDR family oxidoreductase: MHRVLITGIRRIGFYIAKDLVEKGYKLAFLYNTSRDKALELEKLGSFGFQADLSDPSIYPKIVQSVVEHLGGIDAIVHTASPYFPTPLEYLKREDLYTHFIPNVEAFLMLCKLFYPHILKNSSTIKGRIVAFGDWATNTTPYRHYSAYFISKGALHTAVKVMAKELAPDVLVNAIALGPTLKPEEFSDDKWQSYIIKTPLKKAVSLKDVTKLTEFLLNVESMTGEIINLDSGRHISGECT, translated from the coding sequence ATGCATAGGGTACTTATAACTGGCATAAGAAGGATAGGCTTTTACATAGCCAAGGATCTGGTTGAGAAAGGCTATAAATTAGCTTTTTTATACAACACATCAAGGGATAAGGCGCTTGAGCTTGAAAAGTTAGGGAGCTTTGGTTTTCAGGCAGATCTTTCAGATCCGAGTATATACCCTAAGATAGTTCAAAGTGTAGTTGAACATCTTGGCGGTATAGATGCTATAGTGCATACGGCAAGTCCTTATTTCCCGACTCCCCTTGAGTATCTAAAAAGGGAAGACCTTTACACTCACTTTATACCTAACGTGGAAGCCTTTTTGATGCTTTGCAAACTCTTTTATCCGCATATACTAAAAAATTCTTCAACGATAAAGGGTAGAATAGTTGCCTTCGGTGATTGGGCTACCAACACTACACCTTACAGACATTACTCAGCTTACTTTATCTCAAAAGGAGCTTTGCACACCGCTGTGAAAGTTATGGCAAAGGAGCTTGCACCTGACGTGCTTGTCAATGCTATAGCTTTGGGTCCTACTCTCAAGCCTGAAGAGTTTTCAGATGATAAATGGCAAAGCTACATAATCAAAACACCTCTCAAAAAGGCTGTATCCTTGAAGGATGTTACGAAGCTTACGGAGTTTTTGCTAAATGTGGAGAGTATGACAGGCGAGATCATAAATTTAGACAGTGGGAGGCACATATCTGGTGAATGTACATAA
- a CDS encoding glycosyltransferase: MKVIDVTPYFHSKSGGIRRYLLEKSKYLSDKPVEHAMILPGKERKEYYIYSTKVYQIPSFPIPMSGGYRFFSSLKCIKDIIRLEKPDIVELQGTYLPITSLLSEDYRLVAFYHADVRTDASLIPIPEKFRKKLIDYTIIKKLSKADIVITPSKKQEEFLRNYYLENVITVNLGVDTETFNPSKRNPYINTLLGVKENTFKVIYVGRLSPEKNIDILLEIISLLDPTFFHFIIAGDGPLRRRVENFVKRQPNVTYLGYVSDIEWLAQLYASSDLFLSASYSETYGLSFLEAQACGCILVAPDMDLETQPFKEFLVKDLKVESFYEAIVRAVNCQSFNVRQALSQHIRENFSWDKTFSKLLDIYNGILSRVI, translated from the coding sequence ATGAAAGTTATTGATGTGACGCCTTACTTTCATTCCAAAAGTGGTGGTATAAGAAGGTATCTTTTAGAAAAGTCAAAATACCTAAGCGATAAACCTGTAGAACACGCGATGATCCTGCCGGGAAAAGAGAGGAAGGAATATTACATTTACTCCACTAAGGTTTACCAGATACCTTCTTTCCCCATTCCTATGAGCGGTGGGTACAGATTTTTCAGTAGCTTAAAGTGTATAAAAGACATAATAAGGCTTGAAAAACCTGACATAGTGGAGCTTCAAGGTACTTACCTTCCTATAACATCTCTTTTATCTGAAGACTACAGGCTTGTAGCATTTTATCATGCGGATGTAAGAACGGATGCCTCTTTAATACCAATACCTGAAAAGTTTAGAAAAAAGCTCATTGACTATACAATTATAAAAAAGCTCTCAAAGGCGGACATAGTTATTACACCGTCAAAGAAACAGGAAGAGTTCTTGAGGAATTATTACCTTGAGAATGTTATTACCGTAAATCTGGGCGTTGACACAGAAACCTTCAATCCATCAAAAAGAAACCCCTACATAAATACACTACTCGGAGTAAAGGAAAACACTTTTAAGGTCATATATGTTGGTAGGCTCTCGCCTGAAAAAAACATAGACATACTTCTTGAGATAATCAGCCTTTTAGACCCTACCTTCTTCCACTTTATAATAGCAGGAGATGGTCCCTTAAGAAGAAGAGTAGAAAATTTCGTAAAAAGACAACCTAATGTCACCTATCTGGGTTATGTATCTGATATAGAATGGTTGGCTCAGCTTTATGCGAGTTCAGACCTGTTCCTTTCGGCGTCTTATTCTGAGACTTACGGGCTTTCTTTTTTGGAAGCGCAAGCATGTGGATGCATTCTTGTAGCACCTGACATGGACCTTGAGACCCAACCCTTTAAAGAGTTCTTGGTCAAAGATCTAAAAGTGGAGAGCTTTTACGAAGCTATAGTAAGAGCCGTCAATTGCCAAAGCTTCAATGTTAGGCAGGCACTGAGCCAGCACATAAGAGAAAATTTCTCCTGGGACAAAACCTTCAGTAAGCTCTTGGACATTTACAACGGTATCCTCTCCAGAGTGATTTAA
- the thrC gene encoding threonine synthase yields the protein MAKVKGLVCRECGKEYPVEPIHVCEFCFGPLEVVYDYEEIKKNVSREKIEKGPKSLWRYIDLLPVQEPSVGLSAGFTPLKKAENLGKLLGLENLYIKDDSVNHPTLSFKDRVVSVALSKAKEFGFDTVACASTGNLANSVAAHAAQAGFNCFVFIPANLESQKIFGSLVFKPTVVAVEGNYDDVNRLCSEIANELSWAFVNINIRPFYAEGSKTLAFEVAEQLGWKAPDAIVAPAASGSLITKIWKGFKELKLVGLLENVKTKVYGAQADGCSPIAQAWREGRDFVKPVKPNTIAKSIAIGNPADGIYALQVTKESGGVWETATDEEIIEGIKLLAETEGIFTETAGGTTIAVLKKLSEMGYFSPKDVVVAYITGNGYKTMEVLEGHLPESVRIKPTLADFREKILVKTL from the coding sequence ATGGCAAAGGTGAAAGGTCTTGTGTGCAGAGAGTGCGGGAAGGAGTATCCCGTTGAACCAATTCACGTGTGCGAGTTTTGCTTTGGACCCCTTGAGGTAGTTTATGATTACGAAGAGATTAAAAAGAACGTAAGTAGGGAAAAGATAGAAAAGGGACCTAAAAGCCTCTGGAGGTACATAGATCTTCTTCCAGTACAAGAGCCAAGCGTGGGACTTAGTGCAGGCTTTACTCCACTCAAGAAAGCTGAAAATTTAGGAAAGTTGTTGGGTCTTGAAAACCTTTACATCAAAGATGATTCCGTAAATCACCCTACACTTTCCTTCAAAGATAGGGTAGTCTCCGTTGCCCTCTCAAAAGCTAAGGAGTTCGGTTTTGACACTGTCGCATGTGCCTCTACCGGAAATCTCGCCAACTCGGTGGCTGCACATGCTGCACAGGCGGGTTTTAACTGTTTTGTCTTCATTCCAGCAAACTTAGAGTCACAGAAGATATTTGGCAGTCTTGTCTTTAAACCAACAGTTGTTGCGGTAGAGGGTAATTATGATGATGTCAACAGGTTGTGTTCTGAGATAGCCAACGAGCTAAGCTGGGCTTTTGTGAATATAAACATAAGACCTTTCTATGCGGAAGGTTCAAAGACTCTCGCCTTTGAGGTAGCTGAACAGCTTGGATGGAAAGCACCTGATGCCATTGTTGCTCCTGCAGCATCCGGATCTTTGATAACCAAAATATGGAAGGGTTTTAAGGAGTTAAAATTAGTAGGTCTTTTAGAGAATGTGAAGACAAAAGTTTACGGAGCGCAAGCCGATGGTTGTTCTCCCATAGCTCAGGCATGGAGGGAAGGCAGAGATTTTGTAAAGCCAGTAAAGCCAAACACAATAGCCAAATCAATAGCTATAGGTAATCCCGCAGACGGTATATATGCCCTTCAGGTAACTAAAGAGAGCGGTGGTGTATGGGAGACTGCAACGGATGAAGAGATCATAGAAGGTATAAAACTACTTGCTGAAACGGAGGGGATATTCACAGAAACCGCAGGTGGAACTACTATAGCTGTCCTCAAAAAACTTTCAGAAATGGGTTATTTCTCGCCCAAAGATGTGGTGGTTGCCTATATAACTGGGAACGGTTACAAAACTATGGAAGTGCTTGAAGGACATTTACCTGAAAGCGTCAGGATAAAGCCAACTCTTGCGGATTTCAGGGAGAAAATACTCGTAAAGACGTTATGA
- a CDS encoding TlpA disulfide reductase family protein: MKKLLILILLLFSCSAKDTLPNISVKDLSGREVELGSYRGKKTILYVWSRTCAGHTKDLKKLGKLVQKYPNYTIVSYAIAMDTRDVIESYEQLGITPNFTTLVDTSVKFNDYFPITFLPSTYIFDKSGKLLASYAGLPDNL, translated from the coding sequence ATGAAAAAACTTCTGATCCTGATACTTCTTTTGTTTTCTTGCTCTGCAAAAGATACGCTTCCTAACATAAGCGTTAAGGATCTGAGCGGTAGGGAAGTTGAACTTGGCAGTTACAGAGGTAAAAAAACTATTCTTTACGTGTGGAGCAGAACATGTGCAGGACACACCAAAGATCTTAAAAAACTTGGGAAACTCGTGCAGAAATATCCAAATTACACAATAGTGTCTTACGCTATAGCCATGGACACAAGGGATGTGATAGAAAGCTACGAGCAACTTGGAATAACACCAAACTTTACTACCCTTGTGGATACTTCCGTAAAATTCAATGATTACTTTCCCATCACCTTTCTGCCATCCACATACATTTTTGACAAAAGTGGGAAACTCCTTGCCTCTTATGCAGGTCTACCGGACAACCTCTGA
- a CDS encoding 5-(carboxyamino)imidazole ribonucleotide synthase — MKVGILGGGQLGWMTILEGRKLGFEFYVLDKEKGAPACRVADASFTPDQIKAFVNSCDVITYEFEHIDESLIDAVSDILLPSPDVLRLKKSRIEEKKFYRKMGYPTAEFSFAKAQDLSIELIKFGLPAIIKSEKLGYDGKGQYRIEDPSQVEDVLKNHPKDEKFLIEKLINFLLEFSLIGVRDKKGKTKIYPLTINYHDKGVLLYNYTGNLKLKEAEDILLSLMSDLKIVGLLAVEFFLCEDGRILINEMAPRPHNSGHYTLDGCYTSQFENLLRSITNLPLGSTDLKVPAGMINLLGVSLEDIDLDSVLSVEGTKLYWYGKEKRERRKMGHINVVASTERQLQEKISSVLNLLKKEDPRRGQMAHEVPHEGHF, encoded by the coding sequence ATGAAGGTCGGTATCCTCGGAGGTGGTCAACTTGGGTGGATGACTATCCTTGAAGGAAGAAAGCTTGGCTTTGAGTTTTATGTTCTTGACAAGGAAAAAGGCGCACCAGCTTGCAGGGTAGCGGATGCATCCTTTACACCAGACCAGATAAAAGCTTTTGTAAACAGCTGTGACGTGATAACCTACGAATTTGAACACATAGATGAATCCCTTATAGATGCGGTATCTGACATCCTTTTGCCTTCACCCGATGTGCTGAGACTTAAAAAGAGCAGAATAGAGGAAAAAAAGTTCTATAGGAAGATGGGTTATCCTACTGCTGAATTTAGCTTTGCAAAAGCTCAAGATCTTTCCATTGAACTTATCAAATTTGGACTTCCAGCGATTATAAAATCTGAAAAACTCGGCTACGATGGAAAGGGGCAGTACAGAATAGAAGATCCTTCACAAGTAGAAGATGTATTGAAAAATCATCCCAAAGATGAGAAATTCCTTATAGAAAAGTTAATAAATTTCCTCCTTGAGTTTTCGCTCATAGGAGTCAGGGACAAAAAGGGTAAAACAAAGATCTACCCACTTACTATAAATTATCATGATAAGGGAGTGCTTCTTTATAACTACACGGGAAACTTAAAGCTAAAGGAAGCTGAAGATATTCTTCTGTCTCTAATGTCCGATCTAAAAATTGTGGGACTCCTCGCAGTTGAATTCTTTTTGTGCGAAGATGGAAGAATCCTTATAAACGAGATGGCACCAAGACCCCACAACAGCGGGCACTATACCTTAGACGGATGCTACACTTCCCAGTTTGAAAACCTGCTCAGATCCATTACAAATCTCCCTTTGGGTTCCACGGATCTTAAAGTACCTGCAGGTATGATAAACCTTCTTGGAGTGTCCTTAGAAGACATAGATCTGGATAGCGTGTTATCCGTTGAAGGAACGAAACTTTACTGGTATGGAAAGGAAAAGAGAGAAAGGAGGAAGATGGGTCACATAAATGTAGTAGCCAGCACAGAAAGACAACTGCAGGAAAAGATAAGCAGTGTGCTAAACCTTTTAAAAAAGGAAGACCCCCGCAGGGGTCAGATGGCGCACGAGGTGCCACACGAAGGACACTTCTAA
- a CDS encoding polysaccharide deacetylase family protein yields MNLALIELHDVTPYYYEEVSYALDLLSLCGVEKFSLLIVPNFRDEAPLYKYPQFVKAMLATNQEIVLHGFNHRGGSLKDILWTYREGEFSDLCLYGTYTKLYKAKEMLETFGIKTEVFVPPAWIGNPFLEDVIYSLGFSAIAYRGHIKNLNTDMSYTSPVISFSNRPILDNFSKAFVPLLFKLFKRYRLLRLAIHTRDLRDRKKVKLWRFLLSKVKKIRRLVSYEELLSKSGLAFAL; encoded by the coding sequence ATGAACTTGGCACTGATAGAGTTGCATGATGTGACACCTTACTATTACGAAGAGGTATCTTATGCTCTTGATCTTCTTTCTCTTTGTGGTGTTGAAAAGTTTTCTTTGCTTATTGTTCCTAACTTCCGGGATGAAGCACCTCTTTACAAATATCCTCAATTTGTGAAAGCGATGCTGGCAACAAATCAGGAGATTGTCCTTCACGGCTTTAATCACAGAGGGGGAAGCTTAAAAGACATCCTTTGGACCTACAGAGAAGGGGAGTTTTCTGATCTTTGTCTTTACGGTACCTATACCAAGCTATATAAAGCTAAGGAAATGTTAGAAACTTTCGGTATAAAAACGGAGGTCTTTGTACCACCTGCATGGATAGGTAATCCTTTTCTTGAGGACGTAATTTACTCTTTAGGTTTTTCCGCAATAGCCTACAGAGGACACATAAAGAACCTTAACACGGATATGTCTTACACTTCTCCAGTAATCTCTTTCAGCAACAGACCTATCCTTGACAATTTTAGTAAAGCTTTCGTACCCCTTCTCTTTAAGCTTTTCAAAAGATACAGACTTTTGAGGCTTGCCATTCATACAAGGGATCTCAGAGATAGGAAGAAGGTGAAGCTTTGGAGATTTTTATTGAGCAAGGTAAAAAAGATAAGGAGGCTTGTTAGTTATGAGGAACTTCTTAGCAAAAGCGGACTTGCATTTGCACTCTAA
- a CDS encoding glycosyltransferase has protein sequence MRNFLAKADLHLHSKASNLPGGWFSRLIGCPESYAEPIELYKRLKERGMTFVTITDHNTIQGVLEIAHLPDVFISCEYTVEFPDEEAKVHVIAYGIEEKHHIDLMKIRQNIYEFVSYLKENSIPHTLAHPLYSVQGTKITRRLIDKMALLFDSWEVINGTRGTNIRSIEENIAKLYSGWDRIRELEERYRIKSFRSRENISFTAGSDDHGGMDVGRTWTQVEGVRDVRDFLKGILEGKTHVGTEKLGEERLINMISRVGYEYVKRHYNIPAEINSILDHIFMYQENPAIDLGLRYLLGFNVERTKLVKEIMESLPFITLKRFQQKRSLRELAELVLSLPFYAFPAFVKYAQKREENKIEALAKEFGISLRRNTKVAYFTDTYWDVNGVARTANIMRSLASEEDLPFHFFTCSKKALEEENFTSLKARVEFAVPFYEEIKMGIPSFTQLVEFLEKGEFTGVHIATPGPLGIMAFLAGKILRLRITIAFHTDLPTYARIYTQDEDLENILWKIFVFLANSSDRCFVPSEHYRKTLIIKGANPSKLSLFRRGIDTELFSPDRREEGFWSARLGKRVSKVILYVGRVAKEKNLDTFLYVAKCLPQETFVVVGDGPYRKELEKKKPKNVHFVGYMKGEELAKAYASSHLFLFPSETETYAQVVLEAMACAIPVVVSSKGASHEHVDDGLNGFIATSKEDYVKKVELLLSDEGLYRMVSAEALRKAKSLDMKKTYLDYMYAIAGLGRLVYESY, from the coding sequence ATGAGGAACTTCTTAGCAAAAGCGGACTTGCATTTGCACTCTAAGGCTTCTAATCTACCGGGTGGTTGGTTTTCCAGATTAATTGGCTGTCCCGAAAGCTATGCGGAACCTATTGAGTTATACAAAAGGTTAAAAGAGAGAGGAATGACCTTTGTGACCATAACGGATCACAACACTATACAAGGCGTGTTGGAGATAGCTCATCTGCCCGACGTATTCATAAGTTGCGAATACACTGTAGAGTTCCCCGATGAAGAGGCGAAGGTGCATGTGATAGCTTACGGCATAGAAGAGAAGCACCATATAGATCTGATGAAGATCAGACAAAATATATACGAATTTGTTTCATATTTAAAAGAAAACAGCATACCGCACACTCTCGCTCACCCTCTTTACTCGGTGCAGGGAACTAAGATAACCAGAAGGCTAATAGATAAGATGGCTCTTCTCTTTGACAGCTGGGAAGTGATAAACGGTACCAGAGGAACCAACATACGGAGCATAGAAGAAAACATAGCTAAGCTTTATAGCGGATGGGACAGAATAAGGGAGCTTGAAGAAAGGTACAGGATTAAATCTTTCAGGAGCAGAGAAAATATAAGCTTCACCGCTGGATCTGACGATCACGGAGGAATGGATGTAGGGAGGACTTGGACGCAGGTGGAAGGTGTAAGAGACGTGAGGGATTTTTTGAAGGGTATATTGGAAGGGAAAACACATGTAGGGACAGAAAAACTCGGTGAAGAAAGACTCATTAACATGATATCAAGGGTGGGTTACGAATACGTAAAGAGGCACTATAATATACCAGCGGAGATAAATAGCATACTTGATCACATTTTTATGTACCAAGAAAATCCAGCCATAGATTTGGGACTTAGATACCTCTTAGGTTTCAACGTGGAAAGAACGAAGCTGGTCAAAGAAATTATGGAAAGTCTTCCTTTCATTACGCTAAAGAGGTTTCAACAGAAGCGATCCCTTCGCGAACTTGCGGAGCTGGTTCTTTCCCTCCCTTTCTACGCTTTTCCTGCTTTCGTAAAGTATGCACAAAAGAGGGAGGAAAATAAGATAGAAGCTTTAGCAAAAGAGTTTGGCATAAGCTTGAGGAGAAATACAAAAGTTGCTTACTTTACGGATACTTATTGGGATGTGAATGGGGTTGCACGCACAGCCAATATAATGAGATCTTTAGCCTCAGAAGAGGATCTTCCCTTTCATTTTTTTACATGCTCCAAAAAAGCCCTGGAGGAAGAAAACTTTACATCCCTTAAAGCTCGTGTGGAGTTTGCTGTGCCTTTTTACGAAGAGATCAAAATGGGGATACCTTCTTTTACCCAGCTTGTTGAGTTTTTGGAAAAAGGAGAGTTCACCGGTGTTCATATCGCCACACCGGGTCCACTGGGTATAATGGCTTTTCTTGCAGGTAAGATCCTAAGACTTAGGATAACCATCGCTTTCCACACAGATCTACCAACCTATGCAAGAATATACACTCAAGACGAAGATCTGGAAAACATACTCTGGAAAATTTTTGTTTTTCTCGCTAACAGCTCAGACAGATGTTTTGTTCCTTCGGAACACTACAGAAAAACTCTAATAATTAAAGGTGCAAATCCTTCAAAGCTATCCCTATTTAGGCGGGGTATAGATACTGAGCTTTTCTCACCCGACAGAAGGGAGGAGGGCTTTTGGAGTGCAAGACTCGGCAAAAGGGTAAGCAAAGTTATCCTTTATGTGGGAAGGGTCGCAAAGGAGAAGAATCTGGACACCTTCTTGTACGTTGCCAAATGTCTTCCTCAAGAAACCTTTGTAGTAGTCGGAGATGGTCCATACAGAAAGGAACTTGAAAAGAAAAAGCCAAAGAACGTACACTTTGTAGGGTACATGAAAGGTGAGGAACTTGCCAAAGCTTACGCCAGCTCTCATCTCTTTCTATTCCCCTCAGAAACGGAGACTTATGCACAGGTAGTTTTGGAGGCTATGGCTTGCGCTATTCCTGTAGTTGTTAGCTCAAAAGGTGCTTCCCACGAACATGTGGATGATGGGCTAAATGGCTTTATAGCCACGAGTAAAGAAGACTATGTGAAAAAAGTGGAACTCCTACTTTCGGATGAGGGGCTATACAGGATGGTGTCTGCGGAGGCTTTAAGGAAAGCAAAAAGCCTTGACATGAAAAAAACCTACCTTGACTATATGTACGCAATAGCAGGTTTAGGAAGGCTTGTATATGAAAGTTATTGA
- a CDS encoding FAD-dependent oxidoreductase produces the protein MKAYDVVIVGAGGAGLRTAIECARDTNIKVAVVSKVYPTRSHTGAAQGGVNAALGNVIKDDSPQMHAYDTIKGSDFLADQDAVFFMCENAPDVIYELDRWGVPFSRLPDGRIAQRPFGGASFPRTVYSADRTGHVLLHTLFEQALSKENIDFYNEFFLIDILHNGQRVKGVSLYDIKNGEVLTLGAKAVVIATGGFARIYWQRSTNAVGNTGDGVAVALRNGVPLKDIEFIQFHPTGLAKTGILLSEACRGEGGYLLNKLGERFMQRYAPEKMELAPRDMVSRAIEYEIREGRGVGEGTSAYVYLDLRHLGEEKIKEKLPQVRQLAIDFEGVDPVSDLVPIRPSAHYCMGGIHVENYITSSTPLEGLYAVGESACVSVHGANRLGGNSLIELLVFGKFCGIAVREYARYTDYLPVTKGEEKAGTEYIQKLMKREGTEKLAHIRRRMGEITWEKMGIFRDERSLLSAYEELSELIERWKRVPVIDKSKIFNTNLVELMELRNMLEIARAVAYAGLHRRESRGGHYREDYPERDDENFLKHTLIRQEGEKLTLEYIPVKILKYQPAERKY, from the coding sequence ATGAAAGCTTACGATGTGGTAATTGTTGGTGCAGGTGGTGCAGGGCTTCGCACAGCCATAGAGTGTGCGAGGGATACAAACATAAAGGTCGCAGTAGTTTCAAAGGTTTACCCTACACGCTCCCACACAGGTGCTGCACAAGGAGGGGTCAACGCGGCGCTCGGGAATGTTATAAAGGATGATAGTCCACAGATGCACGCTTATGATACCATAAAAGGTTCGGATTTTCTTGCTGATCAGGATGCTGTTTTCTTTATGTGCGAAAATGCTCCGGATGTTATATATGAGCTTGACAGGTGGGGTGTACCTTTTTCAAGGCTTCCCGATGGCAGGATAGCTCAAAGACCATTTGGAGGGGCTTCTTTTCCCAGAACGGTGTATTCTGCGGATAGGACAGGTCACGTCCTGCTACACACCCTTTTTGAACAGGCTCTTTCCAAGGAAAACATAGACTTTTATAATGAATTCTTCCTAATTGATATTTTACACAACGGTCAAAGGGTAAAGGGTGTAAGCCTTTATGATATAAAAAACGGTGAGGTACTAACGCTGGGGGCTAAAGCGGTTGTTATAGCGACGGGAGGTTTTGCGAGGATATACTGGCAGAGAAGCACAAATGCGGTAGGTAATACAGGTGACGGAGTGGCGGTCGCTCTGCGCAACGGAGTACCTCTTAAGGATATAGAGTTCATCCAGTTTCATCCTACCGGGCTTGCCAAAACAGGCATACTTCTATCAGAAGCCTGTAGAGGTGAAGGTGGATACCTTCTGAATAAGCTCGGTGAACGCTTTATGCAACGCTATGCGCCGGAGAAGATGGAGCTTGCACCCAGAGATATGGTCTCAAGAGCTATAGAATACGAAATAAGAGAAGGTAGAGGTGTAGGGGAAGGGACATCCGCGTACGTTTATCTTGACTTGAGACATCTCGGAGAAGAGAAAATAAAAGAGAAACTTCCTCAGGTACGTCAGCTTGCGATAGATTTTGAAGGTGTAGATCCTGTTAGTGACCTTGTTCCTATAAGACCGAGCGCTCACTACTGTATGGGAGGTATACATGTAGAGAACTACATAACATCCTCCACACCTCTTGAAGGACTTTATGCGGTAGGTGAGTCCGCGTGCGTATCTGTACACGGAGCTAACAGACTTGGTGGAAATTCCCTCATAGAACTTTTGGTTTTCGGTAAGTTCTGCGGTATAGCGGTTAGGGAATACGCCAGATATACGGATTACTTACCAGTAACCAAAGGTGAGGAAAAGGCAGGTACAGAATACATACAAAAGCTTATGAAAAGGGAAGGTACTGAAAAGCTTGCTCACATAAGAAGGAGAATGGGAGAGATAACGTGGGAAAAGATGGGTATATTCAGAGATGAAAGATCGCTCCTCTCAGCCTATGAAGAACTTTCCGAACTTATAGAAAGATGGAAAAGGGTGCCTGTGATAGACAAATCAAAGATATTTAACACAAATCTCGTGGAACTCATGGAACTTAGGAACATGTTAGAGATTGCGAGAGCTGTAGCCTATGCTGGGCTTCACAGAAGGGAATCAAGAGGAGGACATTACAGGGAAGACTATCCTGAAAGGGATGATGAGAACTTCCTAAAGCACACCTTGATAAGGCAGGAGGGAGAAAAGCTTACATTAGAGTACATTCCTGTGAAAATCCTCAAATATCAGCCAGCTGAGAGGAAGTACTGA
- a CDS encoding 7-cyano-7-deazaguanine synthase codes for MNVHKVAVLFSGGVESTTLLYIYLQKGQIVYPVYVKMGESWESLELENAIKLWHYTKDRYASLRPLRILSMQKGKTKERQPNTVPQLFIPLRNLILITTCAFYAISKDIKRLAIGSLGLYPFPDNDKGYIKQVERLIEVGSGDEFSVELPLFGLEKKDIVKNFYRKVPYHLTLSCAMPKKIAGKIVPCGKCVKCMERREALMDLL; via the coding sequence GTGAATGTACATAAAGTAGCTGTACTTTTCAGCGGAGGCGTGGAGAGTACAACACTCCTTTATATATACTTGCAAAAGGGACAAATAGTTTATCCTGTGTACGTAAAGATGGGTGAAAGCTGGGAAAGTTTGGAACTTGAAAACGCTATAAAGCTTTGGCATTATACAAAAGATAGGTACGCATCGCTCAGACCTCTGAGAATTCTCAGTATGCAAAAAGGGAAGACGAAAGAGAGGCAACCTAATACTGTGCCTCAGCTCTTTATACCCCTGAGAAATCTGATCCTTATAACCACTTGTGCTTTTTATGCGATCTCAAAGGATATAAAAAGGCTTGCCATCGGAAGTCTTGGACTTTACCCATTTCCCGATAACGATAAAGGATACATAAAGCAGGTGGAAAGACTTATAGAGGTTGGCTCAGGCGATGAGTTTTCTGTTGAACTACCTCTTTTCGGACTTGAAAAAAAAGATATTGTGAAAAACTTTTATAGAAAAGTTCCCTACCATCTTACCCTTTCGTGTGCCATGCCAAAAAAGATCGCAGGTAAAATAGTTCCCTGTGGAAAATGTGTGAAGTGTATGGAAAGAAGAGAGGCTCTAATGGACCTTCTTTAA